The Chrysemys picta bellii isolate R12L10 chromosome 24, ASM1138683v2, whole genome shotgun sequence genomic interval TGTTTTCCAACCAGTGAACTTATCTGTATTCTGGAGGCACCTACAACATGGTATGCGCCTTCCAAACACACAGGAAGAAACAATCTCTGCCAAGAGCTTCCAATCAGATGCAGAGTGGGAGGGCagggaaatgtttaaaaatacactATCACATATTTTTGTTGTATAATAAATCCTCAGTTTGCCCCAACTGTTTGTTTATTGGTTGTCTAATTTCTTGCGGGTTTTGTAGGAAGAGGCATTTAAAGGAAGAGAGAGGCATGGCCTTAGAGAGGAGTTCAGGGAGATTGTTCCATGCACAGAATACAGGAAGGTGACGTGGGAGAAATGGACAAGTGGGTGGTTGAGTCTGGGATACTTCCATAAGAAAAATgaagagaagtaggaaggggCAGAGCCGTGACAGGCCATCAAGGCTGAACTTAAAATGTTCAGAAAGAGTAACCAGTTGAGAAGGTTTGAAGCGTGGGGTGACCTGATCAGAGTAACAGGCAAGGATGACAATTCTAGAGGATGTGTTTGCTCTCTTACCCCAGGCATATACTCCATGAAAATGGTCAAGGTCTTCTCCGCTCGGTCCCGGAGGCAGCCATAATACTGAACAATGCGGTCATGCTGGAGATTCTTCAGCAGCTGGATCTCACACTCCAGCGCGCTCACTTCCTACAGATGTTGAGAGAGCAGGTTAGGTACAGTACATAAGGACCACCCCCTTTCAACAACCCTTGCCCATGACACTTCCACGATGCTACTAATCTGACGCCTTGTGTCTGTGGGCTCAGTGTAAACCTATCCTCCGTATGGCATTAGCTAAGGCAGACCCTGGAAAAAGTGAATGTTCTAGCTACTACCAGGTTAATGTTTATTGTGTAAAAAGTTTGTACATATGATTGGAGGTGCTTCACATGTAATAAGGTCTAGCAGACAGGCAGTGCTGTCCAGTGGGCTGAGTACCGGAACTCCTGGCTTCTAGTCTTAACTACCAATGTCTTACTACATGGCTTTGGCCAAGTcattcaaaaaataaattatttcaccAGTTGTAACATGGGAATAGTCCCTTCCTCCTGGACTGGAGGGTtgtgaggtttttgtttgtttgttttttaaaacagtaacTGAATAGAAAGCCCCGCAGATATGCTAGGAGTGAGTGTGTAGTATCCTCAGCCCTTTAGATACCAAGGTATTTCTTAGACGCCCTTAACCTAAGAATTTCAATCACTGGTTTCCTGCCCAGATTTATGCTAGTGAGTTTTACTCAAATTCAAGCTTAGGAAGGGATGCTGATCTTGTAGGATCTAAAGTGTCTGCAACCACACACATGAAgattctctcctttttccttgtCACAGATGCAACAGAGTTTTATAGTACAATGGCAGAAGGGCTATCCAACAATTTCAGGCTGAATCAGAGATCCTGACTGCACAGGAAACACATTGGATTCTCCCAGAGAATGAACACGCTGACCCTTAAAGGTATCAGAGCACAACTGGTTTGTAGAACAGCAGCATGgtaccccccccgccccctccccacaagcATTCCCACTGATTCAGTCCTCCAGACCCTGAAACAGTCTCCTCTGCCACAGGCcagatttttctctctcatttgtgGAGAGGTTGCATCTTTTCAAGAGGGAGGAACTAGCCACTACACAGataaatgaaatcaggtttgggGTGTCAGCGCCTCCAAAACACATTCCAGCCTGTTCTCCCTTGGCCCAGCATCACCATCTGATTTACAGCAGAGATTCGGTGTAAATGAGGGCCCACTATGGTCAGGGCCTCACTTAAATTGGGATCCTAATCCCCATTGCTCAGTTAGAACAATTAAATCTCCATGGACCAATTCTCCCGCCTCACAGTGAACTCGCTAGATGTTGGGAAGCTGGCATGTTAAACTGGCAAGGAGGCCCCTGATGGCAATGCACATTAGAGTCAGGGTGCAGGCATCAGCAAGTTACTCCATTACTCTTGCAGGCCATGCACCCAATGGCCCCCTGCTCCCATTTCAACTGGAATGCCAGTTAAAACTGCTAAGAGAGCCAAGTTCTCAGCCTGGACGTACAGTCTTCCTTTTGGCCAAGAAATTAGATATCCAAGTTCAGTTTGTTTAGAGAATAATAAATCTTTAGAAACTTCCTGTAATGGGTCAACATAAGATTTACCATTTTTTTACCCTTAAGGGGGCTTCGCAAACACAAAATTGTATGTCAAACCCCCAAATGTCTCAGTGTTAGTTTTTCTCATGCACTTTGTCTAACAAGGCCAATGGTAGCCACTCAGCACCCACAAGGAACTTCGCAAAAAGCCAGTAAGGGATGGAGGACCAAAAGTAGAGTAAGGAAATAGATTTCAGTTTCAAGCTTAAGCTATTCTCAACACTAACAGAAGAGTGATTTTTAAATGACTCCTTGCAGCCTGGAGCCCTAGCACAGGCAGCGGAAGATGTTAGCTTCCAGAGAGACAGACAAAATCTCAGTCTGCATGGTTAGGTTTGGCAGCTTTGAGGAGTTCTTTCAAATACCTTGCTTGTTTCAGGACTGTCTGGGTCAAACTGGACCTGTTTAGCTGCAAGCTCTCTGCCAGTGTCCACATCGTAGCACAAGTACACACGACCAAAGGCACCCTGTCCCAGAAGTTTCCCTCGTCGCCAGTTTATTGGGGCACTTGGAGCTGCAAACACAATCATAATTTGCCCTGTTACAGTGCTAGTTGAAGAtcacaaggtgctgtacaaacattaatcctATTACAAAGAGATTTCAATATCCATATTACAGCTGGGAAGTGACTCTCCCGAGGttggtgagtcagtggcagaaccctGACTAAAATTCAGGGCTCCAACATGCACTCctagacccctgctctaatcactgaaTCACACTCATGCTAAAATGAACACATGGAACACAACGTAACGAAATGCCACTTGGCGCATATGTCCCAAGTGGTTTCACTGAACTTAGTGACGCTTCACTCCATCAGGGGTTCCACTGAGATAAATCCATTAGAATGCAGCCATCATCTCTGGCCAGGTAAGTGGTCTATTGCTTTGGAATGCAGCATTTCCTCCCCCTCAGCATCCACTCAGGAGAAGCTGCTATTACCttagggggagggaggtgaataTTAAATCCCTAATCTTGCCACAGTTGCTCCCTCCAGGGAATAAAAAGGAGCTGGGTGTCTTGCTAAAGGCTAGTTTACACTGGCAGCACTAGAGGAGTGTTTTGTGATGGGACAAAACCTTTGTTCTGTATAAATAGGAAACTCTGGTGTCAGATTCTAATAACTGAGCTCAGTTTTCCACTGAACTACATATTTTGCAGTCATTTAGACCAGCACACAGAGAGAAACGGGAGTAACACTAAATCAGTGTTTTACCGCCACTTTGCCTCCAATTACAAAGAAAAGTCTGTAAACAAAgtattttcattataaaaaacAAGCAGCAAGCAGCCAATTTGAGGATGCAAAGAGGCATAAAGAATTGACTTTGCTATTGGGAGTCAATGTTTTAAAGAGATACATTTGATTTAGTTACTTTGTTTTAAACAGTTAACCCCTACATTTGTCACTAAACTTAACTTTCAAAGTTACTGCACAAGATCTTTGATGCTCTCCACATTCTAACACTTTGTCCTGTCGTACCTATTTTTATGAGGAAATAACTTGGatatttttattctttacaaaCTGAAACTTTCCCAAACAAGTCCAGGGTTCCATTAACATGGAAATAAATCTTACTACCAGGaatcacaaaaacaaaaataattcttaatTAGTAACATACTGTAGTCTGCAAGCCTCATTCTACACAAGATAAACAGTACCAATGAAATAAACAGCTCTTTAAGAACTGCTTAAAAACCCTGGACATCACCTGGATTCAGCTGATTTCAGATTTTACCTTGTGCTTTTTAATAggaaagccaattctttcagcgtGAGCTTGCAGCAAACAGACCACTACTGGTACGGATCATGGAGAGGAACAGTGCTGGGTATTTTAGGGACTGCTgtcaaagtatttttaaatccACATGTTCTTATTTAGTGACACCAGAGCTATTTCAGGCATAACCAGTTACTGGAATTTCTCTTACATAGTCAGATCATAATGTACCAAAATGGGAATTGCTGAACAGTGAGACCAGGACACTGACTGGGATGCAGAAaacaagcctgatattctatgtctgGAAATGCTTTCCTAGCTGGACTCTCACTGGCTTCTCCCACCACAAGTGGGAGCAGAAGGAGCACCAAGCTCTGAGACAATTCGTTTCTGAGCATCAGGACCCATCGACCAGAGGAGCCAGAGTAGATGGCCATGTTCAAATGCAACCCTGAGGCTGCATGGCTTTGGAGCACTTTGTCCTAGTGAAGCTCTTGGACAGACGGACACCAACTCCAGGTCCACTAAATTAAGGGCCTTCTCCCCTCATCCATGCTGCCTTCCCTCGGCACCCATTGCCCCAGATTGGCTGCTTTGGCACCTGACACTTACATTTGGTTGGAATGTTCCTTTCCTGCACGGTAAGGGCATTCTCGCTGTCAGCACTCCGCAGGCGCCCACGGGGGTCCAGGTACTGCAATGccaggcccagattctccccGTTGGTGCTCAAGGAGCGGCTTGACGGCACTAGCGTGAATAGGTTCCCTTGGTGCCGCCGTATCCGGGGGAACGTCCTCCGGCCTGAAGATATTAACAATGGGGAAGAGGGAGCGGAGGAGACCGTTAAGTGTTGCCAAATAACCTAGGCACAAACAGGAAAGCATGGCCAGAGACCAGAgtcctgggggaaggggaaaccaGACATGTGAAATCCACCACAGTGCAGGTCACACGCTGAAACATGCACATTCAGAGAGTATGCTACTTGAGCGCAGGACAACTTACCCTCCATCATAATCAAGAGAGACAGGAGGGGGAGTCACTTTACTGCCCTCACTCTGAGGCATACCTCCTCTGCAGCCTCACCAAGCTCCAAACAGGAACTTACTCTTAAATTAAAGCAAAGTTTGAGGAGCCTTAGTGGGCAAGCTGCCATGCAAGCTCCGAAGCTTGCTAATGGCCACACAGGCTGCAGTAAGAGGACTGAGAGACTGGCTTGCCAGATAACACCCCAGGCTTACAAACACAGCACAGCACAAGGGGTAGTTAACTAGGGTATGCAGGCTAAGACTAATTTAATCTCTAAAATTAcccaagcagccagcaggtcatCTAACAGACTTATTCCTTTAAATCCATCAGTGTCTTACTAAAAGGAAGCTTTAAAGACTCTTTAAAGTGAGCCGGACGAGGTATAGCTGGTGCCAAAGATCCACGCAGGATAAAAATAGCAGAGGGGATCCCCAAGGTAGAAGCCTCTTTATGTCACAGTCTCCAGCCTGTGGCCAATGTGCTTATTCATCATCCCAGGGAAGGCACTGTTCAGCAAGGATGCTCTCAGAGAGGGAGGGCAGAGATGGAGCAAAGGATAGCAAGCCTGCATCAGTAGGGAAACCTGGTATcacacatggcagcatgcatcTTGAGCTACCACCACCATGCATGGCACCAACTGTGCACACAAGGGAGCTGTGTGTGGTGAGGCTCTCCAAATAGAGGAGTTACATTTGTGCCCTAGTTGTTAAGTTTCCCACAGCCACTCAAAGGTGCTGGCTCACCTCTGGAGctgctgcctccttcccctccaattTCAACCCAAGAGGCGAAGGGCTGCAACATACTCACCGTCACTGTAATCTTTGTGTTGCATGGAGACATGGTAGCGCCGAGGGTACGTCCCCCCTTTCCCTGCTTTGTCATATATTTGATTCTCACGATCTGGTAACGGGTaagaaggagcagagagagagactccttATGCAATGTAAACAAGTTCTAATGGCAGCACATTCCACAATCAGCAGGCTTCATAGGAAAAGGCAGTAAATTCTAGAGAACTTTTCAATGAAAAGCTATGATGTATCCAGCAAACAAAGGCGGGATAACCaccaaaaaacagaaaatataaggAGTGAGACTAATACCGGCACATAACAAATTAGCTACACTAAAGTCAGAACCTGTATTACCTATAATGGATGTTTTTTATACTAGGTGCTGATATACCTGAGAATTCCTGTCTGTTGTCGGGGTAGCTTTGTGCTCTGGACATCCGTGATTTCCGAAAAGAagggctatttaaaaaaagatcacAAGCCATTTCAGAAGATATTTACAGCAGTGGACACTGCAAGTTAATTCAGCTCCAGATGGGTAAGTGCAGATCTCAAACCTCTGGCCCAGAAGCAACAGAAAGCCAAGATGCTACACAGCAATACAATTGATGCGGCAGTAATTTATTTCCTGCTTTTATGCTATGAAAGTTAAAAGTTAAAACCCGGCTAAACCCAAGTTAGCTAGGTTCAATCTCCCCTGCCATCAGCCCTGCTGGTCCAGCTTGTGCGCCTAGACTGTTTGCTCTCTGGGACAGAAAGTCTGTTACTGGTTTGACAGTTTCCCCTACTATACAGGTCAACATACACTTCTCTCTATATATGACCAAAAGCAGCCACCTTGCCAAAGTATGAACATGGTTAACAGCATCTTTTGAGTctctctcctgctcctccccaacACATGGAATTCTGTGACCATGCTGAAGCAGTGGCGGAAACCTTTCTCAAAGTCTCCCAAGAGGTTAAGGTGGGTGGTTACACAAATCTAGTCTTGGCAACAAAACCAGGCTTCTCACATCCATTTCTCCTAAATAGGTTTAGATGGAGTGAGGCTTACCCACCTTTCAGATTCCCTAATAAGATTTCTTTCTTACCCTTCCTAGATCCTGGCCAAcccctgcaaggagcagccaagTGCCCCTATTGCCAGCAGGGGGGAATTTAGCAACATGCAGAAAGGGGAAGGAAGTTGAACTCCtccaggaggagggagagaaatccCTCATTTCCCCTTTAGAATAAATGCGACATTTTATAAACCACACGGATCTAGTGTAATGATATGTCGCATAACATCCCAatatttgtgtgtttttaaaagtaGTGTCTTGTCAAATTTCAGTACCCTGAAGCCAGATGTTCTCCGACAGTCTAACCCCACACAATCTGCATACACTGAAAGgctgtattttaaacaaacaagctATTTAAGCCCCATttgattcatttattttattttctggcaAAACCATAACCTTAAAATGCAGTCAGTTCTCTCTAGGAAGTATATTGGGAAATTATGTAGGACTATGATCCTATTGTCTAAGTAAAATGATTTAAAGTGCAAAATAAACTGACCTTTACACAACCTCATCACAATTTGATCACATAAGAGGTCTTATCAGTCGGTCTGTACCTGTCTGCTGATCTGTCCAAGGACTGACAACTTCCTGATATGGAATTTTCAGCACTGCTTAGAGGGTCCAACATCTGTAAAACAAGGTAATAAAACTGCAATAGTAAGCCAAGTTGATGTTGCCACATAAAATGCTGCATAGAAGGATGCAGCGGTCACCATTGCTCATCCAGAGTGAGTGACTGGGGTAAGTCCAGAAAGAGAGGGGAACTATTTAGAAAGTACACCCCATCTTTCACCCCCCCAGAGGACTTGTTGGGATTATGGTTGCAGCAGTTTGGAGCCACCATGTTATTTTAGATAATGGAGAGCCCTGACATGTACGATATGGTtagaagaaagaacaggagtacttgtggcaccttagagactaacaaatttattagagcattagctttcgtgggctaatgcccacttcttcagatgcataatgATATGGTTAGAGTCATACAGTCTGTGTTTGTATATTTAAGGAAGGAAATATACATCATACTGGAGACCAGTCGGCCTTCACAATGTATAGAGctgtcccaccccccccccagccttgccAAGGTGAGTGCCACCTCCCAGCTCCCATCTGGGGCCCCATTTGACTCCAGCACCAGCAGAGATTCTGTTCCCTAACCGACATCTACACTCACAAGATGCACTGTGGTCCCGCTTCCTGGTGTGAGAGAGTCTCTGCAGTCTCTGCTCAGACAGGAAAAGATCACAGAGCCAGGGGTGGTGACCCTGGGCATGTGTGTCAAGGGTACACAGAGGAGCTCACTGATAGGTGGTGAGCCTGCACAGGTTATGCCTAGGGATTGCTCCTGGCAGTGTAGCAAAGGGTTTCAAGGGCTGCACTGGAGTGGTACATACACAACAGCAGAGTTTAACTGAACAAGCAGGCAGCAGCTGTTTGCTGGTGAATATTCTAGGATGAACGCAGGCACAGGAAAGACTGCCAGCAGTGTTGGTGCTTACTGGATTTATTCCCCACCACCCACACGTTTATACTCACACACTGTTCACTGGTCTCTGGGATGAACTCGCCTTCACTGTTTATGCTGGTGTAAGACCCCTGGCGAGCAATTCGCTGTTGCCTCTCTGGAACATACCCCGGGGGAGGTGAACTTCGGCCTGTGTTCTGAGAACCTGGACCACAGACACAGAGGGAGGTTTATTATCCAGATGCTTAATGAAGAGATTGTGTGCATGTACATAAAGACAAGAAAGTCAGGAACAGTCTGAATTCTGGAGCACTCAAACATTCACGATGAGGAGAACAATTCTGGAGCTATCGTAACAGGTATGTGCAGAGACTGAGCTCATAGGTGCTACTTAATACAATGGCTGCATTGCTGGCAAGTGAAGAATTCAACAAACAAAAGGACTGCTGTTTAAAATCCCATGCAAGAGTCACCTGTGAAGCCCCTGAGCCTCAACAGACCATAGCTATCTATCCTGCCCTCTTCTCTCATGACACTCCAGGTGCTGCCTCCACTATCTCAGTGCTGGAAGGAGCGTGAAGAGAACTCAAAGGCAGAGGGCCTTCTTGCTACCCTGACCACATAATGGAAGCACTATCCCCTTGCTGCCTGATCAGCTTCTGCCTACACAAAATGCTCCTGTCAGGACAGCCATTATTAATGACTACGTGCAAAATACAGCACCATTTAGTTTTAGCAGCAGCATCCCCGACGCCTAACGAGCATCACGTGCGCTAGCCATCCCAACATTTAGTGTTTCATTAAATATACATTACAGGAGACCTGAAGCAGTGCTGGGTTGCATTAGTAAGCACACCCAGCAATCTCCTCCTTGCCACCTGAGATCAGTACTGCATAAATAGCTTGAAGACTGCACTGCAAAGACTAATGCTTTAGTCTCAACCAACCTGAATGAGTCAATGACTAGAGGACAGGAGAACGATTTCTAGGGAAAAATTAAGAACTTAGGGCACTGTGGTACTTACTGTAAGAGGTTTCTGGTCAAGCATCTGCTTgactagagtgtgtgtgtgtgagcgcagAGAGTGCGCTGTTTACTGAGGGTAGCCTAATCCTCAACATTCTTCTTTCTGtgcttcttaggcctggtccacactaaccccccactttggactaaggtacgcaaattcagctacgttattaacgtagctgaattcgaagtaccttagtttgaacttaccgcgggtccagacacggcaggcaggctcccccgtcgatgccgcgtactcctctcgccaagctggagtaccggcatcaacggcgagcacttccgggatcaatcccagaagattgattgcctGCCGgcaaaccaggaagtaagtgtagatgtaccctcagagtgCTTCAGAAAGGAAGGGATAAGGATACGGACACTTCACGGGGGGGAAGGATGGGGCTGGACAGGCCAAGCTAGGGTAAGATCCTGATTACCAGAAGGGCTAGGCTAAGCACTTACAGCTCCCCCTGACTCaagctgtgagtgctcaggaCCTTGAGAAAAAATATCTGGAccaaggtgacttgcccaaggtgacagtGACTCAGCAGCAGAACTGGGAAGGTGAGAACTCCCAGACGTGTGCGCTTATATGATGCTGTCTTTAACCTATGCAATATGCCCAGCTGCTGCAATAGGCACATGAAAACTGGCAAGTGCCTTCCTAATGACAATATTTCATACAGCTATTactaacctccccaccccccagtttaTTACACTTGTGATAGTAAGCTGAAATCAGGGCAACGTACATACTGAGAGATAACTTGGAATGTATCGGGCATCCAAACATGTGAAACAATTTacatctgctttttaaaaaatgactgccTGATTTTCCAAGAAAGCCTGCAGAGGTCACCTGACACTGGCAACCAATCAGAACCAAGATAAACAGGAGAGCATGCTGTATAGCTGGGCGGAGTCAGGAGAGCACACTTTCACTTTTTCTGATACAATGCCATGGCTTGATGAAgggagcccaagtcccactggcttcaggcCAGCCGCTATTGTGGAAAGGTCACCATCACTGGGCAGGAAAAGGAAGTAGGTTCTAAATCAATGTATATCAAAGGAAGtgagtggaaaaaaaaacatgtgCTGCCAGACAGCACTTAccattttcagttttgttttttgtttttataaaacttaTCTTTACTTCAGAAACCTCAATTGCATAGCAGGCAGACTGCCTGCTTTATATGATGGGTATCCACACAGGTGTATTCTGCACATCCAAACCATCACAGCAGAACACTGCTCTGTATTAGCCTCCCATCTACATCTGGCATAAAAGCAGAGCTTGAAATCCTCCAGGAAACTGGGTTACATTCCTCACCCCAAattaaaaagggggtggggggaggaggggagaaagagcAGCCACCTTCCAGAGATCTAGACTGCTCTATAGCCTAGAGTACAACCATATCAGTGACAGGAATGGAGGCTTCTCAAGGTTTATTTTTGGGCTACAAATGAGGTGCCTGCTTGCCACCTAATTTGTCCCCCGGCTTGCCaaggctgagtaagtctgctgtaaaaagtgatatttgtgcatttgctaacaagtctgctgctgtcaaaagtgatattaacaaacgaacaaatatcacttttcacagacccagacttactagctagcaattctattaaaaacaaacaaacgaaaaaagcaaaaggaacaacaacaaaaagacaagaacatgcaaaacACCTTATttatgtttctattctgtttaggttcaGTAAAGAATAGACAACTGTACATtgttattgagtctgcaaaaaaaaccctacataaataaattacaatgatttggacaggtatatgtgcatattaattagctttaggaaaaacaaataaagttTTTCAGAAAAATTGTCATaccggccaccagcaagagttggtggccgcacttttggaggccaccaaaaaatttgttttgagaacccctgaaaggtatacttggtcctgcctcagtactGTGTGACGGACTAAAATGACCTCAAGGTtgcttctagccctacatttttatgattctataattacACATCAAGATTTCACATACAAAAGAAGCTTATTTATAAGTCACATTTGTGGATAGCATTTCTGTCCAAACAGCTTTCAAGGGGTGTCTCAGagtctgtttttttcctttttcacatTAAAAGTTTACAGCCTCTAATAATAGTAACAGCTCTTAGCACTTCTTACCCACAGATCGCAAAAATACTTTACAATTATGCAAGGGAACATTACAGATAAGCAGCTCCAACTAGTCAAAGCCATTGCAAGCAGGGGTCAAGGATAAATTTATGCATTTATGGTAGCTTTAAGTCAACAAATTAAATAGGGCACTATAATTTGCCTTAATGAATGCGTGTACAGCTAAGGACCTGGCACAGCAAAAGCTTCCTCGGAAGTACTGAGCACCCAGAACTTccaatgaaatgaatgggagctGATAATCAGCAGCACACAAGAATTAGGTTTTCATTATGGAAGTGACCTTCAGTGCTCTCTTGTG includes:
- the MAP3K3 gene encoding mitogen-activated protein kinase kinase kinase 3 isoform X3, yielding MDEQEALNSIMKDLVALQMGRRHRLPGFDTMKNKDTAHSNKQKKHNASSPALLSSPTITNQCACAVEEKKIPTDVRIKFEHNGERRIIPFVRPVRYEDVQQKVKTAFGQPLDLHYMNNELSIPLKNQDDLDKAVDILDRSSNVKSLRILLLSQDRNHTSSSPHSGLPKQVRIKTSQSMGDVNTAYQPPEPRSRLLSVSSQNTGRSSPPPGYVPERQQRIARQGSYTSINSEGEFIPETSEQCMLDPLSSAENSISGSCQSLDRSADSPSFRKSRMSRAQSYPDNRQEFSDRENQIYDKAGKGGTYPRRYHVSMQHKDYSDGRRTFPRIRRHQGNLFTLVPSSRSLSTNGENLGLALQYLDPRGRLRSADSENALTVQERNIPTKSPSAPINWRRGKLLGQGAFGRVYLCYDVDTGRELAAKQVQFDPDSPETSKEVSALECEIQLLKNLQHDRIVQYYGCLRDRAEKTLTIFMEYMPGGSVKDQLKAYGALTENVTRKYTRQILEGVSYLHSNMIVHRDIKGVSAALSSRC